The Hippoglossus stenolepis isolate QCI-W04-F060 chromosome 3, HSTE1.2, whole genome shotgun sequence genomic sequence atacatatgcactcaacacttttcagagttttatttgtaaatcattttgaaatccatgtaatatttccccacttccaaatgatggactattttgtgttggtcaaTTACATAAAATcccaatgaaataaattttaatctgtggttataccatgacaaaatgtagaaaagtcccagggggtgaatacttatgcaaggcactgtaaaTCTGTAATCCCACTGAATTTCTATGTGCGTAGTCATGATCATAGAAGTTCACTAATTTGCGGTTTGAAATGTGGAGTTTCAACAATTTTGCACCAATTTTCAGATATTAGGCCTCGGATCTTCCAACTTTTATTAGACTCCAGGGTAAACAAACTGTAGGATTTGTACCACATGATCAAAGTGTCAAGAGATCCTAAGTAAGCATCTGAACATTGCGTTGCTATTGTGTACTTCTTTTTCTCAGTTTATTTATAGGTATACAAAAAGATTGTGAgactcacacatgcatacacagacATGTGATCACATCTGGTGTCACACACAGAGGCGCACACAAGGATCCACAACAACCCGCTTGGTGATTCGCCACCTAACAATCGTAGCGCGTCTGTGGGGAGGGGAAGAGAATCTGGGTTGCAGAGACTCCCATCAATCTCTGTGCCCGGACTGTCCTCGCCAACTTGTGTAAGATACATGGACCTCCCCGGACCTCCAGCTCCATGCCATCGATCATGAGCATAATAGGGTATTGAGCCTCAGTGAGATGAAGATTCAATTAGCATTGACTGTGTGTTACCTAATGAAATTCCGAGCACCATTAATGTCGAATCAGAAGTGTTGCAAGCACTCTGTGCCGGGGGAGAAATAAAGGAAGTGTGAGATGGGCTGAAGGAAGGTGGGTGTTTCAAGTTGAGTTTCTTTATTTCAATCAGCGAGAAGGTGGTGAGTTATTGaattgataaaatatttttttagaaaTAGCATCACTATCCCACAGAGCCCATGTCGGGTCACAGCGAGAATTTTTTGAGGATTActttaaaatacttttcttcTATTCTTTGTGAGCCACGTGTAGTAGAGTGCCGCTCTGcacttttctgtctgaacccgtCCAAGGCCAAGAGAAATCCAACCACGCCCAACCCAAACCCGACAGGCATTCTGTTTCGTTGTGTCCGGACCCGACCCTAATCCTGATGCAGTTAATGTAAAGCTGCACTGACCTTGTCGCCCTGCCCCTGACAcatggttattgcttgttttccGAAATTACAGACATGCTGTGTAAAAAATCAACTCGGCTAAAGTGACAGACAAAACCAGAACCTGAATTtcctttcaaaatgtttgtccGTACCCCGCCCCGGCCTATCTGGTCCCAATGGGTCCCCATACACTCTACTTATGTATCCACACTCTAACATGTGACTCTTTTCTGCTGATCTCCTCCCAACGCAATCCTGCAGTATGGATCAGCTTATTGAATTTTACTTTGAACAGGACATAAGGTAGGCTGATATAGTACTACAGGCATTGTTATATGATCAGTGAAATTAACAAATTCTATCAAGAGGCCTTTACGAAAGAACCCAGTACAGTGATCTGCAGGATGCTGTCAGATTCATTTGGATCCAGTTACTGTTCTTAGGACATGGATACAGACAGACTTGTGTACTTTTAATGAAATGACAATGTGATAACATTGTGCATGTAACGCAAAAGTAATCCTTCAAAATATTCTTGCTGTGACCCTTTACCGTCCGGCTTTGTCTTTCCATCAGCTCATATTTTCAGCATAAAGAAAACTAAGATAAATCATTAGGTAGCTGAGATTTAACTGTATCTGTGGCAGCAGAAATACAGACGCCAATAAAATGTGAGGAAACCAACTGGAGGCTTACGTGCACCTGAAAAAATGTTTGATCAGGTGTGCAATACTTGCTTTGCTTGCAtagtcacacaaacagaaatctgtCAGTAATATTACTTCCAATATaatagttctttttttttcagttagaGAGTGTGCATAATTAAAAACCATATCAGATACCTCCCTTGGATTCTATTAGTGTACATACCAACTCAACCCCAGAAAGAGACACACATTATTGTCGTCTTAAGAATGTCTCACAGTTGGTTTTTCATGTTAGAATTAATTCAATATATTTGAGAAAATTAAAATTGCATATCTTCACAGAAGGCTCGGGCGTGCATTTCTAATCGGAGTGAAATGTAACTTAATTTAAAATAGTGTCCTCACTGAGTGTAGATAATGTGAATACGCTGCTCGGCTTGTGTCCTGCAATTTTGCTTCAGGCTCAGACAGAACACATTCACccagggagagacagacagtttaAGAGATTTTAATGTGCTTtttcatacagtatattgtatgCATATCCAGAATAGCATTTCTCATACATATAACTCTCTTATATCCAGGTTTTGAAACATAGAGCTGAGAGGATGATTAACAGTCAGTCTACCATAACGTTACGCCTGCCATACGGTGACGGCACAACACAGCCGCCTCGGAGGCTCACTCTGTACTCGGAGGGCATAATACTGATTCCAGCTGTTTTCAACCCGAAATTCTCCAACTGCAAAAAGTAATAACACCTAGAAACAAATATCTAAAAACAATAAGTGTGCTGAGTTTGAGTACATTATttacagggaggaaaaaaaaaaactaataaaaacaaaagttaacaaatacaaagttgGAAAATAATTCAGAGAAATCAGCCATATCCTAACCATCCATAGCTCTGATTATACGTGTTTTAAATCCACAAGTCACGGCAGTTCAGAGGCAAAAAAACTGTCCCCTGCATCTTCACTGTAATCAATATGACTATCAAAtccatcattatcattattatcatcatctttGACATTAACATTGTCTCTTGATGCTCCTCTCAGTTCAGTCTCACTTACTTATCCTAAGTAAGGGTGCTCACTTTGGAAGTTGTAGTCCGGACACACTTTTTGAACCAGCTTGTAGTCGATGCtgaagaaagagatgaaaatgcAGATGACCTTGAAGGGTTTGGCACAGAGCCAGGCAGCGTGGGATTGGGTGTGCTCTGTGAAACAGGTCTGAGACGGGTCGTACAGGCAGGGTTTGGGCTTCTTGGATCTGTTGGTTTTCTCGTACTCCACCCGACAGTTAAAGGTCTTTATCTCTTTGGGGTCGACAGAGGACTGCCGGGTCTCCTGGAGCTGGACGTTCTGCTGGGTGTGAGGATGCAGCTGCTGAGGCTGGAGGACCTCAAACTCCACCACTTTGGATGGCGGCACGATACTGACCGAAACATTCCCCAGGCTGGAAGAGTTGTGGCGGAAGTAAACGGTGAACGTCCCGTTGATGTGGTCCACGATCTTCCCCGTCACCAACAAGCTGAACTTCATGGTCTTTACGTTGAAGTAGAAGTCGCCCCAACCGAAGATCTTCTTGGTCTTGGATATCTTTAGCGAGGGCTTGCGTTTAGAGCGGTAGCCTGTCTGGTCCAGGAGCAGGGACTGGTTCCGGTTCGGGTCGTACGGGTTGAAGAAACTGTAAGTGGGTGGCTTGGATTTCATGGGTGTCTGGTCGATGGAAGTGGAGAAGATACGGGTTTGGTACGGAGGCTTAACCATCCCTCCTGTCGTTCCTCCAACTGCACCTCCACCCATGCCATATGGAAGAGTCTTCATCACAGACCCCACTGGGCCCAGGTCTGAGAAGTCCACTTGCTTCTCCAACCCTTGgacctgaagaaaaaaaaaaaacaagtagaagaagaagaaaacgtTATTGACAATGTCACAAAGGCtataaaaaatgtttctacATATTCTTCAAGTAGAAAACTTTGCATCATTAATTGCACTCCATAGTCTgagtataaagatggatgacatgacagctcccaaaagatgaagccaaaacatctcgaACACCCCCTGGTAGCTgactgcagtgtaggtcataaaacCAGTCTCCTCaatgttagtggattggacatacaccaaacaaaacaaaaaatcaacaGGCCAAATAAACCTTTtctaaagatggtttctgtcatattAGGGTTAGTCCTCATCTCACTGATGCATGTTCAGAGTGTTGCTGATTCTGACAAGTTTGGatgtaattagttatttgatgctctaaaatggggtgaaaagtaatgattgacagctgacgtCAAAACTGAGCCTGACCCATGATTGGTGACCTCAATTCTGTGGTTTCACTCCACGATTGCCCAAACCTCTCGCTCCAAATGA encodes the following:
- the LOC118105001 gene encoding neurexophilin-4; translation: MQVLGWTIVLLCQWILRKVQGLEKQVDFSDLGPVGSVMKTLPYGMGGGAVGGTTGGMVKPPYQTRIFSTSIDQTPMKSKPPTYSFFNPYDPNRNQSLLLDQTGYRSKRKPSLKISKTKKIFGWGDFYFNVKTMKFSLLVTGKIVDHINGTFTVYFRHNSSSLGNVSVSIVPPSKVVEFEVLQPQQLHPHTQQNVQLQETRQSSVDPKEIKTFNCRVEYEKTNRSKKPKPCLYDPSQTCFTEHTQSHAAWLCAKPFKVICIFISFFSIDYKLVQKVCPDYNFQSEHPYLG